A genomic region of Elaeis guineensis isolate ETL-2024a chromosome 9, EG11, whole genome shotgun sequence contains the following coding sequences:
- the LOC105059209 gene encoding uncharacterized protein, with translation MASCDDDFALLGDEAQSQPTPPPPRPQHQQQQAGTFAAAHRYVTKGPLHIPSRPLLPLATIASPKKGVAGGGSAGHEDPEDFGEAFGQTDASNRPGGTPNFPEVTHPHHHHHHCFADDANPFGPPQPDDDNDDVDNNPEHKARGAATSSIHPHPHQHHGPPPASRLDPKRKDRDDLSDGESPYCYNSVAKKGRHMSSSGDYRKDREEWSDTAIGSLLDAYTERYVQLNRGNLRGRDWEDVATIVSDRCDKQKAGKSVEQCKNKIDNLKKRYKVECQRLSSGGLAISHWPWFKKMEQIVGSSSSSKALADEDKSGAICGSAVVTRQMKRYSLVASGHVNLTNNSKMKSLTNPRWKRVVLKISGAALVGAGPQNVDPKVTMLIAREIAMASRVGVEVAVVVGGRNFFYSDTWVAAAGIDRATTYQISMMASVMNAMLLQASLEKTGIETRVQTALMMQEIAEPYIRRRAIRHLEKGRVVIFGGIGAGTGNPLFSNDTAAALRASEINAEVVLKGTTADGVYDCHSRNSNNAVFEHISFRELVSRGFTAMDMTAITFCEENNIPVVLFNLLEPGNISRALCGDQVGTLVDQSG, from the exons ATGGCCTCCTGCGACGACGACTTCGCCCTCCTCGGGGACGAAGCGCAGTCCCAGCCCACGCCGCCGCCACCGCGGCCGCAGCACCAGCAGCAGCAGGCGGGCACCTTCGCGGCGGCCCACCGCTACGTGACGAAGGGTCCACTCCACATCCCGTCCCGCCCGCTTCTCCCCCTCGCCACCATCGCCAGCCCCAAGAAAGGGGTCGCCGGCGGGGGCAGCGCCGGCCACGAGGACCCCGAGGACTTCGGCGAGGCCTTCGGCCAGACCGACGCCTCCAATCGCCCCGGGGGCACCCCCAACTTTCCGGAAGTCACCCatccccaccaccaccaccaccactgcTTCGCTGACGACGCCAACCCCTTTGGGCCTCCGCAGCCTGACGACGACAACGATGACGTCGACAACAACCCCGAGCACAAGGCCCGCGGGGCCGCCACGTCCTCCATCCACCCCCACCCGCACCAACAccacggcccgccgccggcctccCGGCTGGACCCCAAGCGCAAGGACCGGGACGATCTCAGCGACGGCGAGTCGCCCTACTGCTACAACAGCGTGGCCAAGAAGGGCCGACACATGTCCTCCTCTGGGGACTACCGCAAGGACCGGGAGGAGTGGAGCGACACGGCCATCGGCAGCCTCTTGGATGCGTACACGGAGAGGTACGTGCAGCTGAATCGGGGGAACCTCCGGGGGAGGGACTGGGAGGACGTCGCCACCATTGTCAGCGACCGCTGCGACAAGCAGAAGGCCGGCAAGAGCGTGGAGCAGTGCAAGAACAAGATCGACAACCTTAAGAAGCGCTACAAGGTCGAGTGCCAGCGCCTCAGCAGCGGTGGCCTTGCCATCAGCCACTGGCCCTGGTTCAAGAAGATGGAGCAGATTGTCGGGTCCTCATCCTCCTCGAAGGCTCTTGCCGATGAAGACAAGTCTGGAGCCATATGTGGCTCCGCTGTGGTCACGAGGCAGATGAAAAG ATACTCACTTGTTGCTTCTGGCCACGTAAACTTAACAAATAACTCAAAAATGAAATCATTAACAAATCCAAGGTGGAAGAGAGTGGTTTTGAAAATTAGTGGTGCTGCATTAGTTGGGGCAGGTCCCCAGAATGTTGACCCGAAG GTAACCATGCTGATTGCAAGGGAAATTGCAATGGCCAGCCGTGTCGGTGTGGAG GTGGCAGTTGTTGTCGGAGGTAGAAATTTCTTTTATAGTGACACCTGGGTAGCTGCAGCTGGCATCGATAGAGCTACAACATACCAAATAAG TATGATGGCATCGGTAATGAATGCTATGTTGCTTcaagcatcattggagaagacaGGCATTGAAACACGTGTACAGACTGCATTAATGATGCAAGAGATTGCAGAACCATACATAAGGCGACGTGCTATCCGTCATCTTGAAAAAGGAAGAGTTGTTATATTTGGTGGAATTGGTGCTGGGACAGGAAATCCACTTTTCAGCAATGACACAGCAGCTGCCTTGAGAGCTTCTGAAA TAAATGCAGAAGTTGTTCTAAAAGGTACTACTGCAGATGGTGTTTATGACTGTCATTCCAGAAACAGCAATAATGCCGTGTTTGAGCACATTTCATTCAGGGAGTTGGTTTCTAGGGGCTTTACTGCGATGGATATGACAGCAATTACATTCTGTGAGGAGAATAACATTCCAG TTGTTCTCTTTAATCTTCTAGAACCTGGAAACATTTCAAGGGCACTATGTGGAGACCAAGTCGGTACATTAGTTGACCAGTCCGGGTGA